A single genomic interval of Shewanella halotolerans harbors:
- a CDS encoding glycine zipper 2TM domain-containing protein, giving the protein MLKPTPSLFRFIWSVFILVASLGLSASASAAYERNQAVPVEKVEYGYVTSVRNITQTQLVEDRNQGWRTFGGALIGGVIGHQFGGGSGQDVATVLGALIGGGIGHNAGGDYYQQLKLVELMIRYVDGREVMVIQDLDPGMIFNVDDEVRVVYLQGGVRVDLAM; this is encoded by the coding sequence ATGTTGAAACCTACACCCAGCCTCTTTCGCTTCATTTGGTCAGTTTTTATCTTGGTTGCCAGTCTGGGACTGAGTGCTAGTGCCAGTGCGGCCTATGAGCGCAATCAAGCCGTCCCTGTCGAGAAGGTAGAGTATGGTTATGTCACCTCGGTACGTAATATTACCCAGACTCAGTTAGTGGAAGATCGTAACCAGGGCTGGCGTACATTTGGTGGCGCCTTGATCGGTGGCGTCATAGGGCATCAATTTGGTGGCGGTAGCGGTCAGGATGTTGCCACAGTATTGGGGGCCCTCATTGGTGGCGGCATAGGCCATAATGCGGGCGGCGATTACTATCAGCAGTTGAAGCTGGTGGAGCTGATGATACGTTATGTAGATGGTCGGGAGGTAATGGTGATTCAAGACCTGGATCCCGGCATGATTTTCAACGTCGATGATGAGGTGCGCGTGGTCTACCTGCAGGGGGGCGTGCGAGTCGATCTGGCGATGTAG
- the apbC gene encoding iron-sulfur cluster carrier protein ApbC — protein MSSASQNYHLHDDLLGPVLAILDAHQDPYLMQGLVSAGCVTKLDIEGKRLQLGLCYPYPCQSQYRDTVMAITNKLAVLDAIDEVECEIDFQPAVISSGAVEPLPNVKQVIAVASGKGGVGKSTTSVNLALALAAEGAKVGILDADIYGPSIPLMLGVPNFNPVSPDGKMMTAAEAHGIAAQSIGFIVNGDEAAVWRGPMAAGALAQLLNETLWPELDYLVIDMPPGTGDIQLTLSQKVPVSGAVVVTTPQDIALADAKKGISMFQKVNIPVLGIVENMSFHICSDCGHKEHLFGEDGGLKMAARYNVPLLGQLPLQLNIREDVDKGTPTVVADGESQVALLYKEIARKVGAQLALSQTQSVVSISISDDE, from the coding sequence TTGTCTTCAGCGTCTCAGAATTATCATCTTCATGATGATCTGCTCGGTCCGGTTTTGGCTATTTTAGATGCCCATCAAGACCCCTATTTAATGCAAGGTCTGGTGAGCGCAGGTTGTGTCACCAAGCTGGATATTGAAGGCAAGCGATTGCAGCTGGGGCTGTGTTACCCCTATCCCTGCCAGAGCCAGTATCGCGATACCGTCATGGCGATCACCAACAAGCTGGCGGTGCTCGATGCCATAGATGAAGTCGAGTGCGAAATCGATTTCCAGCCAGCAGTGATCTCATCGGGAGCCGTCGAGCCGTTACCCAATGTCAAGCAGGTAATTGCCGTTGCCTCGGGCAAAGGTGGCGTGGGTAAGTCGACCACCTCGGTTAACCTGGCGCTGGCATTAGCAGCCGAAGGCGCCAAGGTGGGGATTCTCGATGCCGATATCTATGGCCCCTCCATTCCGCTCATGCTGGGCGTACCCAATTTTAACCCCGTCTCACCCGACGGCAAGATGATGACCGCCGCCGAGGCTCATGGTATCGCCGCCCAGTCTATCGGCTTTATCGTCAATGGTGATGAGGCCGCCGTATGGCGCGGCCCTATGGCGGCCGGCGCGCTGGCGCAGCTGTTAAATGAGACCCTGTGGCCAGAGCTTGATTATCTGGTGATCGACATGCCACCAGGTACCGGCGACATTCAGCTGACCCTGTCGCAGAAGGTGCCGGTAAGCGGCGCCGTGGTGGTCACCACCCCGCAAGATATCGCCTTGGCCGATGCTAAGAAGGGGATCAGTATGTTCCAGAAGGTGAATATTCCTGTGCTGGGTATCGTCGAGAACATGAGTTTCCATATCTGTAGCGACTGTGGTCATAAGGAGCATCTCTTCGGTGAAGATGGCGGCCTTAAGATGGCTGCGCGTTACAATGTACCGCTTTTGGGGCAGCTACCGCTGCAACTGAATATCCGCGAGGATGTGGATAAAGGCACGCCGACCGTGGTGGCGGATGGCGAGAGCCAGGTGGCCTTGTTGTATAAGGAGATCGCCAGAAAGGTGGGGGCACAACTTGCCCTAAGCCAGACACAGAGTGTCGTATCTATTTCAATTTCAGATGATGAGTAA
- the infA gene encoding translation initiation factor IF-1: MAKEDNIEMQGTILETLPNTMFRVELENGHVVIAHISGKMRKNYIRILTGDKVTVQLTPYDLSKGRIVFRSR, translated from the coding sequence ATGGCGAAAGAAGACAACATTGAGATGCAAGGCACTATTCTTGAAACCTTGCCAAATACAATGTTTCGAGTAGAGCTAGAGAATGGTCACGTAGTAATCGCCCATATCTCAGGCAAAATGCGTAAAAACTACATCCGTATTCTAACGGGTGATAAGGTCACAGTTCAGCTGACCCCTTATGATTTGAGCAAAGGGCGCATCGTCTTCCGTTCACGCTAA
- the udk gene encoding uridine kinase encodes MNSQCVIIGIAGASASGKSLIAKTIFEELCRDLGTDQIGVIAEDAYYKDQGHLSMDQRVLTNYDHPKALDHQLLCEHLSALKNGEAVEIPQYSYTEHTRMAETVTMTPKKVIILEGILLLTDPNLREQMDASVFMDTPLDICFMRRLTRDVAERGRTMESVMQQYTQTVRPMFLQFIDPSKQYADIIVPRGGKNRIATDILKARIQHLLAK; translated from the coding sequence ATGAATTCGCAATGTGTCATAATTGGTATCGCAGGGGCATCGGCATCGGGTAAGAGCCTAATCGCGAAGACGATTTTCGAGGAGCTATGCCGTGATCTGGGCACAGATCAGATAGGGGTTATTGCCGAGGATGCCTACTATAAGGATCAGGGCCATCTGTCGATGGATCAGCGAGTATTGACCAATTATGACCACCCAAAGGCGCTGGATCATCAGCTGCTGTGTGAACACCTCAGCGCCCTGAAAAATGGCGAGGCGGTGGAGATCCCTCAATACAGCTATACCGAGCATACCCGTATGGCCGAGACAGTCACCATGACACCCAAGAAGGTGATCATCCTTGAGGGGATCTTGCTACTGACAGATCCGAACCTGCGCGAGCAGATGGATGCCAGCGTCTTTATGGACACGCCACTGGACATCTGCTTCATGCGCCGCCTGACCCGCGATGTGGCCGAGCGTGGCCGTACCATGGAGTCTGTGATGCAGCAGTACACTCAGACAGTGCGTCCTATGTTCCTGCAATTTATCGATCCTTCTAAGCAATATGCCGATATTATCGTGCCGCGTGGTGGTAAAAACCGCATCGCAACCGATATATTAAAGGCTAGAATTCAACACCTTTTAGCAAAATAA
- the pabC gene encoding aminodeoxychorismate lyase: protein MSQTIWVNGEQAVSVSAFDRGLTYGDGLFATMRCRGAEVLFLDSHLLRLAQGAHRLGFPLPDSAALREQIAKACEQGAKQFSQDYCLKLLVSRGSGGRGYMPPQTPAPTCVLSLHDIPAHYRQWQAAGIKLQLSPVTLGQQPLLAGMKHLNRLEQVLIRTHKLDDGFDDWLVCDTAGNIIEAAMANLFFIKGRTIVTPSLDQAGVAGVMREQLLLWFVESGFTLEVRRVSSEELKHFGHVLASNSLFGAVPVTNIAMTSIAQHSFGQSPLLTQLLHDLKIIL from the coding sequence ATGTCGCAGACTATCTGGGTAAATGGTGAACAAGCAGTAAGTGTTTCGGCGTTCGACAGGGGACTGACCTACGGCGATGGCCTGTTTGCCACCATGCGCTGTCGAGGCGCTGAGGTACTCTTCCTGGATAGCCATCTGCTTCGTTTGGCCCAAGGGGCTCATCGTCTTGGATTCCCGCTGCCAGATTCCGCTGCGCTACGAGAGCAAATAGCAAAGGCCTGTGAGCAGGGCGCCAAACAGTTTTCCCAAGATTATTGCCTCAAGTTACTAGTAAGCCGCGGCAGTGGCGGACGCGGTTATATGCCGCCGCAAACGCCCGCACCGACTTGTGTGTTGTCGCTGCATGATATCCCCGCGCATTACCGTCAGTGGCAAGCAGCTGGCATCAAGTTGCAACTAAGTCCGGTGACGCTCGGACAGCAGCCACTGTTGGCGGGTATGAAACACCTTAATCGTCTCGAGCAGGTGCTGATCCGCACACACAAGTTAGATGACGGCTTCGATGATTGGCTGGTCTGCGACACGGCCGGCAACATCATAGAGGCCGCCATGGCCAACCTCTTCTTTATAAAGGGTCGCACCATAGTTACGCCGAGTCTGGATCAGGCTGGGGTGGCTGGTGTGATGCGCGAGCAGTTGCTGCTCTGGTTTGTCGAGTCCGGGTTTACTCTCGAGGTGCGCCGCGTATCATCCGAAGAGCTCAAGCATTTTGGCCATGTTCTGGCCAGCAACAGCCTGTTTGGCGCTGTGCCCGTGACCAATATTGCAATGACTAGTATCGCCCAGCACTCATTCGGCCAAAGCCCTCTGCTAACCCAATTGCTACACGATCTAAAAATAATACTATGA
- the mltG gene encoding endolytic transglycosylase MltG produces MKKLIKGVLTALFSLLTLSAIGLYWVYQSVVSYGQMPLKLEAPVEFEVVRGTSFSQMANALAQTGAVDELWKLKLLVKLRPELAKIRSGLYQLSPNDTVVELLEKLRQGKEMVFTVTLVEGQSIKEWREQLKQLPRLKWQEGAFLEVLQDNGDDSKLPEGKFYPDTYHYGNGDSVKVILQQSYQKMQQELDKAWQERDQSIPLKSPYELLTMASIIEKETGKASERPWISAVFTNRLRKGMRLQTDPTVIYGMGERYQGNITRKDLREQTPYNTYRIHGLTPTPIAAPSGASLMAAARPADVDYLYFVSKNDGSHIFSKTLTEHNRAVDKYQRNR; encoded by the coding sequence ATGAAAAAACTGATCAAAGGCGTGCTGACCGCACTCTTTAGCCTATTAACCTTGAGCGCGATTGGCCTGTATTGGGTCTATCAGAGTGTGGTGAGTTACGGGCAGATGCCGCTGAAGCTCGAAGCCCCCGTCGAGTTTGAAGTGGTGCGTGGTACCTCCTTTTCACAGATGGCGAATGCCTTGGCACAAACAGGTGCCGTGGATGAGCTTTGGAAGCTTAAGCTGCTGGTTAAGCTGCGCCCCGAGCTTGCAAAGATCCGCAGCGGTCTGTATCAACTCTCCCCCAATGACACTGTGGTCGAGCTGCTCGAAAAGCTACGTCAGGGCAAGGAGATGGTCTTTACCGTAACCTTGGTTGAAGGGCAGAGCATCAAAGAGTGGCGCGAGCAGCTCAAGCAATTGCCGCGCCTGAAGTGGCAGGAGGGCGCCTTCCTGGAGGTCCTTCAGGATAATGGCGATGATTCTAAGCTGCCAGAGGGTAAGTTTTATCCCGACACCTACCATTATGGCAATGGCGATTCGGTCAAGGTGATTCTGCAGCAGAGCTATCAGAAGATGCAGCAGGAGCTAGACAAGGCCTGGCAGGAGCGCGATCAGAGCATACCGCTAAAGAGTCCCTATGAGCTGCTGACCATGGCGTCGATTATCGAGAAAGAGACGGGCAAGGCCAGCGAGCGCCCCTGGATCTCGGCGGTCTTTACCAATAGATTGCGTAAGGGGATGCGTCTGCAGACAGATCCTACTGTGATCTATGGCATGGGTGAGCGTTACCAGGGCAATATTACCCGCAAGGACCTGCGTGAACAGACGCCCTATAACACCTATCGTATTCATGGCCTGACGCCGACTCCTATAGCCGCACCGAGCGGAGCATCCCTGATGGCGGCGGCGCGTCCGGCCGATGTCGACTACCTCTACTTCGTGTCGAAGAATGACGGCAGCCATATCTTTTCTAAAACATTAACCGAGCACAACCGTGCTGTAGATAAGTATCAGAGAAATCGATGA
- a CDS encoding Nif3-like dinuclear metal center hexameric protein, translating to MNRTALTRYLTEFLQVGSYKDYAPNGLQVEGKERIKTIVTGVTACQALIDKAVELNADALLVHHGFFWKGEPETITGMKYRRIKSLINNDINLYGYHLPLDGHPMLGNNAELARELGIIDAESVEGVAQGLVWQGRLDEPVAPSAFAEHLAGVLGRQALHLGESDKPIHRLAWCSGGAQDYIDIAVDLGVDAFISGEVSERTFHSAVEQDIHYFAAGHHATERFGIKALGEHLANEFGLTHHFVDIDNPV from the coding sequence ATGAATCGCACAGCATTGACTCGATACCTCACGGAATTTCTGCAGGTAGGCAGCTACAAGGATTATGCCCCCAACGGGTTACAGGTCGAGGGCAAGGAGCGAATTAAGACGATTGTCACCGGAGTGACCGCCTGTCAGGCATTGATCGACAAGGCGGTTGAGCTAAACGCCGATGCCTTGCTGGTGCACCATGGTTTTTTCTGGAAGGGTGAGCCTGAGACCATCACAGGGATGAAGTATCGTCGCATCAAGTCATTGATCAATAATGATATCAACCTCTATGGTTATCATCTGCCGCTCGATGGTCATCCTATGCTGGGGAACAACGCCGAGTTGGCTAGAGAGCTTGGGATCATAGATGCCGAGTCGGTGGAGGGGGTTGCCCAGGGCCTGGTGTGGCAGGGGCGTCTCGATGAGCCTGTGGCGCCGAGTGCGTTTGCCGAGCATCTGGCCGGCGTTCTGGGTCGTCAGGCATTACACCTGGGTGAGAGCGATAAGCCGATTCATCGCCTGGCCTGGTGTAGCGGCGGGGCGCAAGACTACATAGATATCGCCGTAGATTTGGGCGTCGATGCCTTTATCAGTGGTGAGGTGTCTGAGCGCACCTTCCATAGCGCGGTCGAGCAGGATATTCACTACTTTGCCGCGGGTCATCACGCCACGGAAAGATTTGGCATCAAGGCATTGGGTGAGCATTTGGCTAACGAGTTTGGCCTGACTCACCATTTCGTGGATATCGACAATCCGGTGTAG
- the metG gene encoding methionine--tRNA ligase, which yields MATSQRKILVTSALPYANGPIHLGHMLEYIQTDIWARFQKLRGHECHYICADDAHGTPIMLKAQQLGMAPEEMIAQVQKEHQQDFADFNIQFDNFHSTHSDENRELASEIYLKLRDGGYIKSKTISQLFDPEKSMFLPDRFVKGTCPKCKSVDQYGDNCDSCGATYSPTDLIDPKSAVSGATPVMKETEHFFFDLPAFEEMLKEWTRSGSLQQEMANKLGEWFEQGLQQWDITRDAPYFGFEIPDAPGKFFYVWLDAPIGYMGSFKNLCNKRGDLNFDEFWAKDSTAEVYHFIGKDIVYFHSLFWPAMLEGAGFRKPNSVYAHGYVTVNGAKMSKSKGTFIKARTYLDNLNPEYLRYYYAAKLSSRIDDLDLNLEDFAQRVNSDLVGKLVNLASRTAGFISKRFEGKLAKVADTSLTETFLAKADAIAEYYETREFGKAMREIMALADIANAFVADAAPWQLVKEEDKQEEAHQVCSNALNLFRILVTYLKPVLPQLAKDVEAFLQLELTWDDLARDLSGHEIAPFKALMQRVEMKNIEAIIEASTENLQVAEAPKSQLDLDPISEEISFDDFAKLDLRIARIAKAEHVPEANKLLKLQLDLGGETKQVFAGIKSAYAPEDLEGKLTVMVANLAPRKMRFGMSEGMVLAAGPGKKDLWILEPHEGAQPGMRVK from the coding sequence ATGGCAACTTCACAACGTAAAATTCTCGTGACCAGCGCACTTCCGTACGCCAATGGCCCCATTCATTTAGGTCACATGCTTGAATATATTCAAACCGATATCTGGGCGCGTTTTCAAAAGCTACGCGGCCACGAATGTCACTACATCTGTGCAGACGATGCCCACGGCACGCCCATCATGCTTAAGGCGCAGCAGCTCGGCATGGCGCCAGAAGAGATGATCGCTCAGGTACAGAAAGAGCATCAGCAGGATTTTGCCGACTTTAATATTCAGTTCGATAATTTCCACAGCACCCACAGCGACGAAAACCGTGAGCTGGCGAGCGAGATCTATCTCAAACTTCGCGATGGCGGCTATATCAAGTCAAAGACCATCTCTCAGCTGTTCGATCCTGAAAAGTCTATGTTCCTGCCGGACCGCTTCGTTAAGGGCACCTGCCCTAAGTGTAAGTCTGTGGATCAATATGGCGACAACTGTGACAGCTGCGGCGCGACCTACAGCCCAACGGATCTAATCGATCCTAAATCGGCAGTATCGGGTGCCACACCTGTGATGAAGGAGACAGAACACTTCTTCTTCGACCTACCCGCCTTCGAAGAGATGTTGAAAGAGTGGACCCGTTCAGGGTCCTTACAACAAGAGATGGCCAACAAGCTGGGCGAGTGGTTCGAACAAGGCCTGCAGCAGTGGGACATTACCCGTGATGCGCCTTACTTCGGCTTCGAGATCCCTGATGCACCGGGTAAATTCTTCTACGTCTGGCTAGATGCGCCTATCGGCTATATGGGCTCGTTCAAGAACCTGTGCAACAAGCGCGGCGACCTTAACTTCGACGAGTTCTGGGCCAAAGACTCTACCGCAGAGGTGTATCACTTCATCGGTAAGGATATCGTCTACTTCCACAGCCTGTTCTGGCCAGCCATGCTTGAAGGCGCGGGATTCCGTAAGCCAAACAGCGTCTATGCCCACGGCTATGTGACAGTGAACGGCGCCAAGATGTCAAAGTCTAAAGGCACCTTCATCAAGGCCAGAACCTATCTGGATAACTTAAATCCTGAGTACCTGCGTTACTACTACGCGGCTAAGCTCAGCAGCCGTATCGACGATCTCGACCTTAACCTGGAAGACTTCGCTCAACGCGTCAACTCAGATCTCGTGGGTAAGCTGGTTAACCTCGCCTCTCGCACCGCAGGCTTTATCAGCAAGCGTTTCGAGGGCAAGCTGGCCAAGGTCGCCGACACCAGCCTGACCGAGACCTTCCTCGCCAAGGCCGATGCCATCGCCGAATATTACGAGACCCGTGAATTTGGTAAGGCGATGCGTGAGATCATGGCCCTGGCCGATATCGCCAACGCATTTGTCGCCGATGCCGCCCCATGGCAGCTGGTGAAAGAGGAAGATAAGCAAGAGGAAGCCCATCAGGTATGTAGCAACGCGCTGAACCTGTTCCGCATCCTGGTGACCTACCTCAAGCCAGTGCTGCCTCAGCTGGCCAAAGATGTGGAAGCCTTCCTGCAACTTGAACTGACCTGGGATGACTTAGCAAGAGATCTCAGCGGTCACGAAATCGCACCGTTCAAGGCCTTGATGCAGCGCGTCGAGATGAAGAACATCGAAGCCATTATCGAAGCGTCTACCGAAAACCTACAGGTAGCCGAGGCGCCTAAGAGCCAGCTGGATCTCGACCCTATCAGCGAAGAGATCAGCTTCGACGACTTCGCCAAGTTAGATCTGCGTATCGCCCGTATCGCCAAGGCGGAACATGTGCCTGAAGCCAACAAGCTGCTTAAGCTGCAGCTGGACCTAGGCGGCGAGACCAAGCAGGTGTTTGCAGGCATCAAGTCTGCCTATGCCCCAGAAGATCTGGAAGGCAAGCTGACCGTGATGGTCGCTAACCTGGCGCCGCGTAAGATGCGTTTCGGCATGTCTGAAGGCATGGTGCTTGCGGCCGGTCCAGGTAAGAAAGATCTGTGGATCCTAGAGCCACATGAAGGTGCCCAACCTGGCATGCGCGTTAAATAA
- a CDS encoding arginyltransferase, translated as MNSRSDTIQVGMTHTFDCSYLPGKQEQLLVLQEESLDLTLFEKLLALGFRRSGETIYKPHCPHCQACLPIRIPVELFMPSRRQKRTLKQNQDVSWSLVDTCTDEHYALYDRYIKARHHDGPMYPPSREQYDHFVQCSWHQPKLLELRLEGELIGVAVTDVLPNSLSAIYSFFAPELGKRSLGSFMILLQCDLARQMHKAHVYLGYQIHESRKMNYKTAYHPHEILTANGWQRSE; from the coding sequence TTGAACTCTAGATCCGACACCATACAGGTGGGTATGACACATACCTTCGATTGCAGCTACCTGCCGGGCAAGCAGGAACAGCTGTTAGTGCTGCAGGAAGAATCTCTCGACCTCACCCTGTTTGAGAAGCTCTTGGCCTTGGGTTTTCGCCGCAGCGGTGAGACCATCTATAAGCCACATTGCCCTCACTGCCAGGCCTGCCTGCCGATACGTATTCCGGTGGAACTATTTATGCCGTCACGACGGCAGAAACGCACCCTGAAACAGAATCAAGACGTTAGCTGGAGCCTGGTCGATACCTGCACCGACGAGCATTACGCGCTCTATGACAGATACATCAAGGCGCGCCACCACGACGGTCCCATGTATCCCCCCTCACGCGAGCAGTATGACCATTTCGTGCAGTGCAGCTGGCATCAACCAAAGCTGCTTGAACTGCGGCTCGAGGGTGAGCTGATAGGCGTGGCGGTCACAGACGTGTTACCAAACAGCCTGTCGGCCATCTACAGCTTCTTTGCCCCCGAGCTGGGTAAACGCTCTCTGGGCTCCTTTATGATTCTATTGCAGTGCGATCTCGCCAGACAGATGCACAAGGCGCATGTCTACCTGGGTTATCAGATCCATGAGTCACGTAAGATGAATTACAAGACCGCCTACCATCCCCACGAGATATTGACCGCAAATGGTTGGCAACGCAGTGAATAA
- the aat gene encoding leucyl/phenylalanyl-tRNA--protein transferase yields MNSLSYLNHELAKFPSPEFALTDPNGLLAIGGDLHPKRLLNAYYEGIFPWFNENDPILWWSPDPRAVFVPGSLKVSRSLKRDIKRRQWRFSVNRAFNSVIEHCALTRQGKEGTWITLEIQQAYKALHQYNKAHSIEVWDGDKLIGGLYGVAIGQVFCGESMFHLQSNASKAAMAMLHQHLLSHRYRLIDAQVMNPHLASLGAKALKRADFINLLKRFRDIEVASDAWHPQEVQIEL; encoded by the coding sequence GTGAACTCACTGTCCTATTTAAATCATGAGCTGGCAAAGTTCCCTTCGCCGGAGTTTGCCCTAACCGATCCAAACGGACTCTTGGCCATCGGCGGCGATCTACACCCCAAGCGACTGCTTAACGCCTACTATGAGGGAATCTTCCCCTGGTTTAACGAAAACGACCCTATCCTCTGGTGGTCCCCCGACCCCCGTGCCGTATTTGTGCCCGGTTCACTCAAGGTCAGTCGTAGCCTGAAGCGCGATATCAAACGCCGTCAGTGGCGCTTCAGCGTCAATCGCGCCTTTAACAGCGTGATCGAGCACTGCGCCCTCACCCGCCAAGGCAAGGAAGGTACCTGGATCACCTTAGAGATACAGCAAGCCTATAAGGCGCTGCACCAGTACAACAAGGCCCATTCGATTGAGGTATGGGATGGCGATAAACTGATTGGTGGCCTGTATGGGGTTGCCATCGGCCAGGTATTTTGCGGCGAGTCCATGTTTCACCTGCAGAGCAATGCCTCCAAGGCAGCCATGGCCATGCTGCACCAACACCTGCTATCACACAGATACCGACTGATCGACGCCCAGGTCATGAACCCACATCTGGCATCCCTAGGCGCCAAGGCATTAAAGCGAGCGGATTTCATCAACCTATTGAAGCGTTTTCGCGATATTGAGGTCGCCAGCGACGCCTGGCATCCACAAGAGGTGCAGATTGAACTCTAG
- the dcd gene encoding dCTP deaminase: MRLTDLEIAACLEEGTIVIDPRPDAEAISGVSVDVKLGNQFRVFQDHTAPYIDLSGPSSEVQAALDRVMSDKIVIPEGEAFFLHPGELALAVTHESLTLPADIVGWLDGRSSLARLGLMVHVTAHRIDPGWQGKIVLEFFNSGKLPLALKPMMTIGALNFERLSSPVARPYNKRKSAKYRDQQEAVASRISQDK, translated from the coding sequence ATGCGTTTAACGGATTTAGAGATAGCAGCATGTTTAGAGGAGGGGACAATTGTCATCGATCCCCGTCCCGATGCTGAGGCCATCAGTGGCGTCAGTGTCGATGTGAAACTCGGTAATCAGTTCCGCGTATTTCAAGATCATACGGCCCCCTATATCGATCTCAGTGGCCCCAGCAGCGAGGTGCAGGCGGCTCTGGATCGTGTGATGAGCGATAAGATAGTGATCCCCGAAGGGGAAGCCTTTTTCCTCCATCCCGGCGAGCTCGCACTGGCTGTTACCCATGAGAGTCTGACCCTGCCGGCCGATATCGTCGGCTGGTTGGATGGTCGTTCTTCTCTGGCAAGGTTAGGGCTCATGGTGCATGTCACGGCCCATCGCATCGATCCCGGTTGGCAGGGAAAGATAGTGCTCGAGTTCTTCAACAGCGGCAAGCTTCCCCTGGCCTTGAAGCCCATGATGACCATAGGCGCCCTCAACTTCGAGCGTCTAAGCTCGCCCGTGGCGCGCCCCTACAATAAGCGCAAGAGTGCTAAGTACAGGGATCAGCAAGAAGCCGTTGCCAGTCGGATCAGTCAGGACAAATGA